From a region of the Nonlabens sp. Hel1_33_55 genome:
- a CDS encoding GH3 auxin-responsive promoter family protein, producing MAIPLVNSVVSWFLKKRIHDMELFMRYPQEMQSNLLLELLQQAKNTEVGRKYGFGSITTYERFRDQVPITDYSDVQEDLERTRRGESNIFWPEEIKFFAMSSGTTSSRSKYIPVSQQSLQDCHYAAAKDLLCMYLNNNPESRLFTGRGLRLGGSKTLDKSSGTSAGDLSSILIDNMPFWADYSSTPTNEVALMADWETKMPAIVAETIHEDVTSLAGVPSWMMVLLNNVLEKTGKNNILEVWPHMEVFFHGGVSFEPYQEPFKKLLPSSDIKYYETYNASEGFFAIQDRNDSKELLLMLDYGIFYEFIPMKTYGTPDEMAIPLEQVKMGENYAIIITTNAGLWRHKIGDTVRFTSTSPYRIKVTGRTKHHINVFGEELIIENAEQALKKTIQKIPCVIKDYTVAPIFMKDKEKGAHEWLIEFEQEPENKETFKELLDKHLQEVNSDYAAKRYLNTTLREPSIHFAQEDLFYNWLKSKGKLGGQHKIPRLSNTRIYLDELLEMQVNV from the coding sequence GTGGCCATCCCTTTAGTCAATTCTGTAGTTTCTTGGTTCTTAAAGAAGCGCATCCACGATATGGAATTGTTCATGCGGTACCCGCAGGAAATGCAGAGTAATCTATTATTGGAACTGCTGCAACAAGCTAAAAATACTGAAGTAGGTAGGAAATATGGTTTTGGCTCTATCACAACCTACGAGAGATTTAGGGATCAAGTACCCATTACAGATTATAGTGACGTTCAGGAAGATCTAGAGCGCACACGTCGCGGTGAGAGCAATATCTTCTGGCCAGAAGAAATTAAATTTTTTGCCATGTCTAGTGGTACAACAAGCTCACGCAGTAAATACATACCGGTAAGTCAGCAATCGTTACAGGATTGTCATTATGCCGCAGCAAAGGATTTGCTTTGCATGTACCTCAATAACAACCCAGAATCTAGACTTTTTACAGGACGTGGTTTGCGATTGGGCGGTAGTAAGACGTTGGATAAAAGTTCAGGAACTTCTGCAGGTGATTTAAGTTCTATCTTGATTGATAACATGCCTTTCTGGGCAGATTATAGTTCCACACCGACTAATGAAGTTGCTTTAATGGCAGATTGGGAAACTAAAATGCCGGCCATCGTTGCCGAAACGATTCATGAAGATGTCACCAGTCTAGCTGGTGTTCCTTCATGGATGATGGTACTGCTGAATAACGTACTAGAAAAAACAGGTAAAAACAATATTCTTGAAGTCTGGCCACATATGGAGGTATTTTTTCATGGTGGCGTTAGCTTTGAACCTTATCAAGAACCATTCAAGAAGTTATTACCCAGCAGCGACATCAAATACTACGAGACCTATAATGCCAGCGAAGGATTTTTTGCCATTCAAGATCGCAATGACAGCAAAGAATTATTACTGATGCTGGATTATGGGATTTTCTACGAGTTCATTCCCATGAAAACCTATGGAACACCAGATGAGATGGCGATACCATTGGAACAGGTTAAAATGGGTGAGAATTATGCCATTATCATTACTACTAATGCTGGATTGTGGCGACATAAAATAGGAGACACGGTCAGGTTTACCAGCACCTCGCCTTATCGCATCAAAGTAACGGGTCGTACCAAGCATCATATTAATGTCTTTGGTGAGGAATTGATCATAGAAAATGCTGAACAAGCCCTTAAGAAAACGATTCAGAAAATACCTTGCGTTATTAAGGATTATACAGTAGCACCTATATTCATGAAAGACAAAGAAAAAGGTGCTCACGAATGGCTCATTGAGTTTGAACAAGAACCTGAGAATAAGGAAACCTTCAAAGAGCTGCTAGATAAGCATTTACAAGAAGTGAATAGTGATTATGCTGCAAAGCGATATCTCAACACCACCTTGCGTGAACCCAGCATCCATTTTGCTCAAGAAGATTTGTTTTACAATTGGCTAAAATCGAAAGGTAAATTAGGCGGTCAGCATAAAATACCTAGACTTTCCAATACTAGAATCTACTTAGATGAATTGCTAGAGATGCAGGTCAACGTTTAA
- the feoB gene encoding ferrous iron transport protein B, which yields MSRSINVALIGNPNTGKTSLFNRLTGLNQKVGNYPGITVEKKEGVCKLDRGLKAHILDLPGTYSLNTSSLDESVVVETLLNRNSRDFPDVAVVVSDIENIKRNLLLFTQIKNLEIPTILVINMADRMERKAITLDIEMMEEELNTKVVLISARKNIGIDNLKEAITQYKTLKVDPCVNASVIDPEYFERLRKAYPQQLVYKLWLVITQDVNFGKVERNRDFEKLKTGTFDIKSEEDLKRLQHKETVVRYQFINGLLKKVLHVDQTNAKDLRSKLDRVLLHKVWGYLIFFVILLVIFQAIYDWSSYPMDWIDQMFASLSSITASSLPEGPLTSLIAEGIIPGLGGIVIFIPQIAFLFFFISLLEESGYMSRVVFLMDHIMKKFGLSGKSVVPLVSGTACAIPAVMATRNIEDWKERLITILVVPFTTCSARLPVYLIIIALVIPDQDLWWIFNLQGLTLMLLYLLGFGAAIFSAWVLNKILPINRKTFFVMEMPAYKLPMGKNVAITVIEKTKSFVLGAGKIIMAISIVLWVLASYGLGDQFTNAEEIVTEQYANQDLTQTELDQKIASHQLEHSFIGYLGKAIEPAVRPLGYDWKIGIAIVSSFAAREVFVGTLATIYSVESSEEETIKNRMQAETNPILGGPLFTFASGISLLLFYAFAMQCMSTLAIVKRETNGWKWPAVQFGAMTLIAYFAALGAFQILQ from the coding sequence ATGTCTAGATCGATCAATGTTGCCCTTATAGGAAACCCAAACACGGGAAAGACTTCGTTATTCAATAGGTTAACAGGACTTAACCAAAAAGTAGGTAACTACCCTGGAATTACGGTTGAGAAAAAAGAAGGTGTTTGCAAGCTAGACCGTGGCTTAAAGGCTCATATTCTTGATTTGCCAGGAACCTATAGTCTCAACACTTCATCACTGGATGAGAGTGTAGTGGTAGAAACCTTACTCAATAGAAACTCAAGAGATTTTCCTGATGTAGCAGTTGTCGTTAGTGATATTGAAAATATAAAGCGCAACCTTCTACTTTTTACACAGATTAAAAATCTTGAAATACCAACGATCCTGGTCATCAACATGGCAGATCGTATGGAACGTAAGGCTATCACTCTGGACATTGAAATGATGGAAGAAGAGCTCAATACCAAGGTAGTATTGATTAGTGCTCGCAAAAATATCGGGATTGATAATTTAAAGGAGGCTATCACTCAATACAAAACGCTTAAGGTAGATCCTTGCGTAAACGCAAGTGTCATCGATCCTGAATATTTTGAACGACTGCGCAAGGCGTATCCGCAACAGTTGGTTTATAAGTTATGGTTGGTTATCACCCAAGACGTCAACTTTGGTAAGGTAGAGCGCAACCGTGATTTTGAAAAACTCAAAACAGGAACCTTTGATATCAAGTCAGAAGAAGATTTGAAACGTTTGCAGCATAAGGAGACTGTGGTTAGATATCAATTTATTAACGGATTACTCAAAAAAGTACTTCATGTCGACCAAACTAATGCCAAGGATTTGCGCAGCAAGTTGGATCGCGTATTACTGCACAAGGTTTGGGGTTACCTCATCTTCTTTGTGATTCTGTTAGTTATTTTTCAAGCGATTTATGACTGGTCATCGTATCCTATGGACTGGATAGATCAAATGTTTGCCTCACTTAGTTCTATTACTGCATCAAGTCTACCAGAAGGACCGCTAACTAGCTTGATCGCGGAAGGTATCATTCCAGGATTAGGTGGTATAGTCATTTTTATACCACAAATTGCATTTCTGTTTTTCTTCATTTCGTTATTGGAAGAAAGCGGTTATATGAGTCGTGTGGTATTTCTCATGGATCACATCATGAAAAAGTTTGGTTTAAGTGGTAAGAGTGTTGTACCTCTAGTTTCAGGAACGGCCTGTGCCATTCCAGCAGTTATGGCAACACGTAATATTGAGGACTGGAAAGAGCGATTGATTACCATATTGGTGGTACCATTTACGACCTGTAGTGCCAGATTGCCTGTATATCTAATCATCATTGCTTTAGTCATTCCAGATCAAGATCTATGGTGGATTTTTAATTTGCAAGGATTGACGTTAATGCTTTTATACCTTTTGGGATTTGGCGCCGCAATTTTTTCTGCATGGGTGCTCAACAAAATACTTCCAATAAATAGAAAGACATTTTTTGTCATGGAAATGCCTGCCTACAAATTGCCAATGGGTAAGAATGTAGCCATTACGGTGATTGAAAAAACCAAAAGTTTTGTGCTAGGTGCTGGTAAAATCATCATGGCGATTAGTATCGTTCTATGGGTGCTGGCCAGTTATGGATTGGGAGACCAATTCACCAATGCAGAAGAAATTGTCACCGAGCAATATGCAAATCAAGATCTCACACAAACCGAACTCGACCAAAAAATAGCGTCGCACCAATTGGAGCATAGCTTTATAGGATACCTAGGTAAAGCCATCGAGCCTGCAGTGCGACCTTTGGGATATGACTGGAAAATAGGTATTGCGATAGTAAGTTCATTTGCAGCCCGCGAGGTATTTGTTGGTACCCTGGCGACGATTTACAGTGTGGAAAGCAGCGAGGAAGAAACCATCAAAAACCGAATGCAGGCAGAGACGAATCCGATTTTGGGCGGTCCATTATTTACCTTTGCCAGTGGTATATCGTTGTTGCTATTCTATGCTTTTGCGATGCAATGTATGAGTACGCTGGCGATCGTCAAACGAGAAACCAATGGTTGGAAGTGGCCTGCGGTACAATTCGGTGCGATGACGCTTATTGCTTATTTTGCCGCACTAGGAGCCTTTCAAATTCTTCAATAA
- a CDS encoding cold-shock protein, whose product MKEGTVKFFNESKGFGFIVEDGTNQDCFVHVTGLIDEVREGDKVEYEEKEGKKGMNAVNVRVIQ is encoded by the coding sequence ATGAAAGAAGGTACCGTAAAATTTTTCAATGAATCAAAAGGCTTCGGTTTTATCGTTGAAGATGGAACAAATCAAGACTGCTTCGTGCACGTAACTGGACTAATCGATGAGGTTAGAGAAGGTGACAAAGTGGAATACGAAGAAAAAGAAGGAAAAAAAGGAATGAACGCTGTAAACGTTAGAGTAATACAGTAA
- a CDS encoding queuosine precursor transporter — protein MKQLTGKDLRLAHRIYLVLASLFICSLVVSNLIFQKFFFWNPFGWFRFEISVGLLPYPITFLITDLVSEIYGRRKANDLVLAGIFASVFSLGIIYVADMAPAIPESAIQDGVFNRVFGATTLAVISSMLAYLFAQFVDIQIYHFWKRVTKGKMLWLRNNLSTFFSQFVDTMAVLLLLCYAGILPWDKFWPLLGAGFFFKVLVALFDTPLLYAGVYIFRKLFHLQPAEEIKID, from the coding sequence ATGAAACAGCTCACAGGCAAGGATTTACGACTGGCGCACCGTATTTATTTAGTGCTGGCGAGTCTATTTATTTGTTCTTTGGTAGTTTCTAACTTGATTTTCCAGAAGTTCTTTTTTTGGAACCCGTTTGGGTGGTTCAGGTTTGAGATATCAGTTGGTTTGCTGCCTTATCCCATCACTTTTTTGATTACAGATTTAGTCAGTGAGATCTATGGTAGGCGCAAGGCAAACGACCTGGTACTGGCTGGAATTTTTGCATCGGTTTTTAGTTTAGGAATTATTTATGTGGCAGACATGGCACCAGCGATTCCAGAAAGCGCGATACAGGATGGTGTTTTCAATAGGGTTTTTGGTGCGACAACGCTGGCGGTAATTTCCAGCATGCTGGCTTATCTGTTTGCACAATTTGTCGATATCCAGATCTACCATTTTTGGAAACGCGTTACTAAAGGTAAAATGCTCTGGTTGCGTAACAACCTCAGTACTTTTTTCTCACAGTTTGTAGATACGATGGCGGTACTATTATTGCTATGTTACGCTGGCATACTACCTTGGGATAAATTCTGGCCGTTATTAGGTGCTGGTTTTTTCTTTAAAGTGCTGGTTGCCTTATTTGATACACCATTGCTCTATGCTGGTGTTTATATTTTTAGAAAATTGTTCCATCTGCAACCCGCAGAGGAAATTAAAATTGATTAA
- a CDS encoding FeoB-associated Cys-rich membrane protein, whose product MDFTILIQYIIVAVIVITAIGWLFRKRLFPSRYNSKNCGDGDCGCH is encoded by the coding sequence ATGGACTTCACGATTCTTATTCAATATATCATTGTTGCGGTAATAGTGATTACCGCGATAGGCTGGTTATTTAGAAAACGACTGTTTCCTTCCAGATATAATTCAAAAAATTGCGGTGACGGCGACTGTGGTTGTCACTAG
- a CDS encoding AsmA-like C-terminal region-containing protein, giving the protein MKKFFKILGIVIIVLIIAVIAAPFLFQDQIAQAVKDKLNASMDAQIEFGDVDLSFIKAFPDARLNIEDLSIINKEPFAGDTLFFAQQTYLDMPLFDVFNKADEPIRINELIVNEAVMRLKVNEEEKANWDIASAKADSQQPQDTTTAGFTIDIKHYEITDSELSYEDVSTKNRLILTDLQHSGNGDFSLENSTLDTETSALVIYSLDDIEYLSGQRVQLDADILMDLDNQKYTLKDNKALVNDLELELQGFIDLEEESTIVDLTFNAPSSDFKNFFAIIPETYRSNLDGITTTGDFTVDGMIKGQVTDELIPMLDIKVKSDNASFQYPDLPQKVTNIYIDAQLINTTGKVDDTYLNIANTSFNIGKDRLQGNAMITQLTSNMNIDLNAKGNLDLGNLSQSFPLPEDMDLDGRLALDMAAQFDMESIEKERYERVRTNGTASLTDFKYIGTAFENPFLINRADLDLNTSTIKLNAFDAITGNTDINATGTINNLIGFLLQDQGLKGNFNLRSNNFDVADFMEETTEVASSNQTSTASTSEAVKIPAFLDAQLDFNLGQVRYDGLTLKNVKGIALVRDETLTLNNTSTDIFGGAIGVSGSVSTKGATPQFNMNLNMANLDIAQSFQGFEMFQQYVPIIQALQGKINTNIDIKGNLTDDLSPILTSINGDALAELLTKEISPNAAPLLAKLDEKLSFISLKDIDLSDLKTKLKFQDGAVQVSPFDFKIKDIVVTASGRHSLTNEMDYTMDLKVPARYLGKEGAALLSKLQDSEIANLTVPVPVRFSGSFAAPNVQVNLESAVTNLTNQIVEIQKQKLKDRGEDALGGAINDITSGKNPLIGIKDVLSGKKPTTTDTTAIKKPADSVTKPVVKDQAKETARNLLNGLLKKKKDTTRS; this is encoded by the coding sequence ATGAAGAAGTTTTTTAAAATATTAGGAATCGTGATTATAGTGCTAATCATAGCTGTAATCGCTGCACCTTTTTTGTTTCAAGACCAGATTGCGCAGGCCGTAAAGGACAAGCTCAATGCTTCCATGGATGCGCAGATTGAATTTGGCGATGTGGATTTGAGCTTTATAAAAGCATTTCCAGACGCGCGGTTGAACATTGAGGATCTGTCCATTATTAATAAGGAACCATTTGCTGGTGACACTTTGTTTTTTGCGCAGCAAACCTATCTGGACATGCCATTGTTTGACGTATTCAACAAGGCAGACGAGCCCATACGCATCAACGAGCTTATTGTTAACGAGGCCGTTATGAGGTTAAAAGTCAATGAAGAGGAAAAGGCAAATTGGGATATCGCTTCCGCGAAAGCTGACTCACAACAACCTCAAGACACCACGACAGCAGGCTTTACTATTGATATCAAACATTACGAAATCACAGATTCTGAACTTTCATACGAAGATGTGAGTACCAAAAACAGACTCATTCTAACCGACTTGCAACACAGCGGTAACGGTGATTTTTCATTAGAAAACAGCACGCTAGATACAGAGACATCTGCATTAGTAATTTACAGCCTGGACGATATCGAGTACTTGTCCGGTCAAAGAGTGCAACTGGATGCTGATATCCTCATGGATCTGGACAATCAAAAATACACGCTTAAGGATAACAAGGCGCTTGTTAACGATCTTGAGTTGGAGCTTCAAGGATTTATTGACTTAGAGGAAGAATCAACCATCGTAGACTTAACTTTTAATGCGCCATCGTCAGACTTCAAAAATTTCTTTGCGATAATTCCAGAAACCTACAGATCTAATCTTGACGGCATCACAACAACAGGTGATTTCACCGTTGATGGAATGATAAAAGGTCAGGTCACTGATGAGTTGATCCCAATGCTGGACATCAAAGTGAAGTCAGATAATGCTTCCTTCCAGTATCCAGATTTGCCACAGAAAGTAACCAACATATATATCGATGCACAGCTTATCAATACTACGGGAAAGGTTGATGATACCTACTTAAATATTGCCAACACTTCTTTCAATATAGGTAAGGATCGCCTGCAGGGAAATGCGATGATCACACAGTTGACTTCAAATATGAATATCGACTTGAATGCCAAAGGAAATCTTGATCTAGGTAATCTATCACAATCCTTTCCATTACCAGAAGATATGGATCTAGATGGTAGACTGGCACTGGACATGGCAGCTCAATTTGATATGGAAAGCATAGAAAAAGAACGTTATGAGCGCGTTAGAACTAATGGAACCGCGTCACTAACTGACTTCAAATATATAGGAACCGCTTTTGAGAATCCGTTTTTAATCAATCGTGCAGACCTTGATTTGAATACTTCAACCATAAAGCTTAATGCTTTTGATGCGATTACTGGAAATACTGATATCAACGCCACAGGAACCATCAATAACTTGATAGGTTTCTTATTGCAAGACCAAGGTCTCAAAGGAAATTTCAATTTGAGATCCAATAACTTTGATGTAGCAGATTTCATGGAAGAAACTACTGAAGTGGCGAGTTCCAATCAGACTTCAACAGCTTCTACCAGCGAGGCTGTAAAAATCCCGGCTTTTCTTGATGCGCAATTGGATTTCAATTTAGGACAGGTTCGTTACGATGGCCTTACACTTAAGAATGTAAAAGGAATAGCGTTGGTACGCGATGAGACGTTGACGTTGAACAATACGAGTACGGACATTTTTGGAGGTGCCATTGGAGTCTCTGGATCAGTAAGTACCAAAGGAGCCACGCCACAATTCAACATGAATCTAAATATGGCAAATCTTGATATTGCACAATCTTTCCAAGGTTTTGAAATGTTCCAGCAATACGTGCCTATCATTCAGGCACTACAAGGAAAGATCAATACCAACATCGACATCAAAGGAAATTTAACTGATGACCTGTCGCCTATATTGACTTCTATCAACGGTGACGCTCTAGCTGAATTGTTGACTAAGGAAATATCACCAAATGCAGCACCATTGCTGGCTAAGCTCGATGAAAAGTTGAGTTTCATAAGCTTGAAGGATATTGATCTAAGTGATCTCAAAACCAAACTCAAATTCCAAGATGGGGCAGTTCAAGTCAGTCCATTTGACTTTAAGATTAAGGATATTGTGGTAACTGCTAGTGGACGACACAGTTTAACTAACGAAATGGATTACACCATGGACTTAAAAGTTCCTGCTAGATATCTAGGTAAAGAAGGTGCTGCGTTGCTGTCAAAACTTCAAGATAGTGAGATAGCAAATTTGACTGTGCCGGTTCCTGTACGTTTTTCAGGATCCTTTGCGGCGCCTAATGTTCAGGTAAACTTGGAATCTGCAGTGACAAACCTTACCAATCAAATCGTTGAGATTCAAAAGCAGAAACTAAAAGATCGTGGTGAAGATGCCCTAGGTGGAGCGATCAACGACATTACCTCAGGTAAAAACCCACTTATTGGAATTAAGGATGTATTGTCTGGTAAAAAACCAACAACTACGGATACTACAGCGATTAAAAAACCAGCTGATTCTGTTACAAAGCCAGTAGTTAAAGATCAAGCTAAAGAAACCGCAAGAAATCTTTTGAATGGATTATTAAAGAAAAAGAAGGACACGACTAGGTCATAA
- a CDS encoding peroxidase family protein, with the protein MKSNHGLHSFYGKNKLCTLASYDVESIGKFGRMFRDVSPLYNNPQELNKLGAKGGPMDINGSPQFTSNVPLGMIFFGQFIDHDITFDTTTSFTSINDPSNVENTRTATLDLDSIFGGGPEDEPFLYDKPNGRGLYLLTGKTNQNQGQGAALEKHDLARTGTETAIIGDPRNDENRVISQMQLAFIRFYNALYDEKKQADPHKSAAEIYEEAREEVTLHYQWIVVNEFLPLMCGSKIVNEVLGSGRKFYKPCHQAFIPVEFSVAAYRFGHSMINQDMKLQPSGTMRNIFSKEFGRGFEKIKNQGQVIEWETLFDFDGSYQRSETLDTKMASILLELPFIQSSNPADKSLATRNLRRGQSFLLPSGETIAKCMERDAAEVDNVKNLIENLANNHSIGLDNGTPLWFYILAEAEVIGRMDKNNNLPGEGLGPVGATIVAETIIGILEMDERSYLGSNRDWAPHLGTNGVFTMKDLLNIADTAVEL; encoded by the coding sequence ATGAAAAGCAATCACGGACTACACAGTTTCTACGGCAAGAACAAACTGTGCACACTTGCATCCTACGACGTTGAATCCATCGGCAAATTTGGGAGAATGTTTAGAGATGTCTCACCTCTTTACAATAATCCACAAGAACTCAATAAACTAGGAGCTAAAGGTGGACCCATGGACATCAACGGTTCACCACAATTTACTTCAAACGTACCGCTAGGCATGATCTTTTTTGGTCAATTCATTGATCATGATATCACTTTTGATACGACCACTAGTTTTACAAGTATTAACGATCCATCCAACGTTGAGAATACCCGTACGGCCACACTGGATCTTGACAGCATATTTGGTGGCGGTCCAGAGGATGAGCCTTTTCTATATGACAAACCTAATGGTAGAGGACTTTACCTATTAACTGGAAAAACAAACCAAAACCAAGGTCAAGGAGCCGCTCTTGAAAAGCACGACCTAGCTAGAACAGGAACCGAAACAGCCATTATTGGGGATCCTAGGAATGATGAGAATAGGGTCATCTCGCAAATGCAGCTTGCCTTTATAAGGTTCTACAATGCGCTGTATGATGAAAAAAAGCAGGCAGATCCACACAAATCGGCAGCTGAAATTTATGAAGAGGCAAGAGAAGAGGTAACTCTACACTACCAGTGGATTGTCGTGAATGAATTTTTACCACTTATGTGTGGCTCAAAGATCGTGAACGAAGTCTTAGGCTCTGGTCGCAAGTTCTACAAACCATGCCATCAGGCATTCATACCAGTAGAGTTTTCAGTGGCGGCATATCGTTTTGGCCATTCCATGATCAATCAAGACATGAAGTTGCAACCCAGCGGGACCATGCGCAATATTTTTTCTAAGGAGTTCGGTCGTGGATTTGAAAAAATAAAGAATCAAGGACAAGTTATTGAATGGGAAACCCTATTTGACTTTGATGGCAGCTATCAAAGGTCTGAGACGCTGGATACAAAAATGGCTTCCATCCTACTCGAATTGCCCTTCATACAATCAAGCAATCCAGCAGATAAATCCCTAGCAACTAGAAACCTTAGAAGAGGCCAGAGTTTCCTACTTCCATCTGGAGAAACTATTGCAAAATGTATGGAACGTGACGCTGCAGAAGTTGACAATGTCAAAAACCTTATTGAGAATCTGGCAAACAATCATTCCATCGGTCTTGATAACGGCACACCGCTATGGTTTTATATACTTGCAGAGGCAGAAGTGATAGGCCGTATGGATAAAAACAACAACCTGCCAGGTGAAGGTCTAGGACCTGTAGGCGCCACCATCGTTGCAGAAACGATCATTGGAATTCTAGAAATGGACGAGAGGTCTTATTTGGGTAGCAATAGAGATTGGGCACCACATTTAGGAACCAATGGTGTCTTCACCATGAAAGATTTATTAAATATCGCAGATACGGCGGTAGAGCTATAA
- a CDS encoding ferrous iron transport protein A → MEKTIAHLKRGEVAVIKNFKETDVPLKLLEMGCLPGNLVTMMQSAPFQDPIYLNINGTHLAIRRETASKINVDPYV, encoded by the coding sequence TTGGAAAAGACGATTGCACATTTAAAGCGAGGAGAAGTTGCTGTTATCAAGAACTTCAAGGAAACCGATGTTCCTTTGAAGTTATTAGAAATGGGTTGCCTGCCTGGAAATCTGGTGACTATGATGCAAAGTGCTCCTTTTCAAGATCCTATTTATTTGAATATTAATGGAACGCACCTTGCCATACGCAGGGAAACAGCTTCTAAAATAAATGTCGATCCTTATGTCTAG
- a CDS encoding DUF2797 domain-containing protein: MIVSGTIRKMQTELQETVQYYMVFRDEFVHANQLLNHTITLKHVANECLNCGLDKKIWRQGFCYDCFSSIPQAGDWIMKPELSRAHLDEEDRDLEYEKRVQLKPHIVYLANSSNVKVGVTRQTQIPTRWIDQGAHEAVAILEAPNRYLAGITEVALKEKVADKTNWRKMLTNDIEDVDLLRFRESVLDLIPEEAKEFVLPVKDETHINFPVLQYPKKVTSVNLAKTPEHTGKLMGIKGQYFLFEDGKVMNIRSHEGLVVELKVD, encoded by the coding sequence ATGATAGTAAGCGGCACCATACGTAAAATGCAAACTGAACTTCAGGAAACCGTTCAATACTACATGGTTTTCAGGGATGAATTTGTACATGCCAACCAACTACTTAACCACACCATCACGCTCAAACACGTTGCAAATGAGTGTCTCAATTGCGGCCTGGATAAAAAGATATGGCGTCAGGGTTTTTGTTACGATTGCTTTTCCAGCATACCGCAGGCTGGCGACTGGATCATGAAACCAGAGTTGAGTCGTGCACATCTAGATGAAGAAGATCGCGATCTGGAATATGAAAAGCGTGTACAGCTCAAACCACACATCGTTTATCTGGCTAATTCCAGCAACGTCAAAGTAGGTGTGACCCGTCAAACCCAAATCCCAACCCGGTGGATTGATCAAGGTGCACACGAGGCTGTTGCCATTCTTGAAGCGCCTAATCGCTACCTAGCAGGAATTACGGAAGTCGCCCTAAAAGAGAAGGTTGCAGACAAGACCAATTGGAGAAAGATGCTCACTAATGATATTGAGGATGTTGATTTGTTACGCTTTCGCGAAAGCGTACTCGACCTCATCCCAGAAGAAGCCAAGGAATTCGTTCTACCTGTAAAAGATGAAACGCATATCAATTTCCCTGTACTACAATATCCAAAAAAAGTAACCAGCGTCAATCTTGCCAAAACTCCCGAACACACAGGAAAACTGATGGGAATTAAAGGTCAATACTTCCTATTTGAGGATGGAAAAGTCATGAATATACGCAGCCATGAAGGTCTTGTTGTAGAACTCAAGGTGGATTGA
- a CDS encoding RNA methyltransferase: MDSLENNFFGIGIENGKTPENLGVLWRSAQNFGASFIFTIGNRYAKQASDTHNAVNSIPYFHYKTFDEFYKHLPKGAMLIGIELSPEATLLSDFQHPRNAVYLLGAEDHGLSKKAVDKSHHLVKFETPRSLNVSVAGSIVMYDRSVKGTTIYIDGAPKNTS, from the coding sequence ATGGACTCCTTAGAAAATAACTTTTTTGGAATTGGGATCGAGAATGGAAAGACTCCTGAAAATCTGGGTGTCCTATGGCGCAGCGCGCAGAATTTTGGTGCTAGTTTTATTTTTACCATTGGCAATCGATATGCAAAACAGGCCAGTGATACCCATAATGCCGTGAACTCCATTCCCTATTTTCACTATAAAACTTTTGATGAATTTTACAAACATCTACCTAAAGGCGCGATGCTCATAGGCATCGAACTTTCACCTGAAGCTACATTGCTTAGCGACTTTCAGCATCCACGTAATGCCGTTTATTTACTGGGTGCAGAAGATCATGGTTTGAGCAAAAAAGCGGTGGATAAGTCACATCATTTAGTGAAGTTTGAGACCCCAAGGAGCCTTAATGTATCTGTCGCCGGCAGCATCGTTATGTACGACCGAAGTGTCAAAGGAACAACGATTTACATTGACGGCGCACCAAAAAATACATCCTAA